One window of the Methanomassiliicoccaceae archaeon DOK genome contains the following:
- a CDS encoding ATP-binding cassette domain-containing protein, with protein MARIKLEHVSMRFGDFYAVRDINLDINNGEYVTILGPSGCGKTTLIKVISGIWTPTEGKVFVDGMDVTNVPLEDRDVGYVFQNIALFPHMTLKENVAYSPRVKDQGEEAMESLSTEYLGLVNMLSRAGMLPKEISGGEQQKVAIARALASGSKMLMLDEPLSALDARVRVELRYELRRLVKKLGITVLHITHDQEEAMSVSDRIVLMRYGSVAEVGTPLELYRHPKSVFAANFVGETNLLECTVSEKGKNGKTRVKLRGGQEVRTSKTDFNVGDPVVISVRPEHVYTANDGLRAEVRSVVFMGTYWRVRTMAESRDFVDFNVSADEDVPEEGDVVYLVFNKKAVVVFERPSGGIEEEIKLE; from the coding sequence ATGGCAAGGATAAAGCTCGAACATGTATCGATGAGGTTCGGCGACTTCTACGCCGTGAGGGACATCAACCTCGACATAAACAACGGTGAGTACGTGACGATCCTAGGCCCCTCGGGATGCGGCAAGACCACCCTGATCAAGGTCATATCCGGAATCTGGACTCCGACGGAGGGCAAGGTCTTCGTCGACGGCATGGACGTCACGAACGTCCCGCTGGAGGACAGGGATGTGGGATACGTGTTCCAGAACATCGCCCTGTTCCCGCACATGACCCTCAAGGAGAACGTGGCGTACAGCCCCAGGGTCAAGGACCAGGGGGAGGAGGCGATGGAGTCCCTCTCCACCGAGTACCTCGGTCTCGTCAACATGCTTTCGCGTGCCGGCATGCTCCCCAAGGAGATCTCCGGAGGGGAGCAGCAGAAAGTCGCCATAGCAAGGGCCCTGGCCTCCGGCTCGAAGATGCTCATGCTGGACGAACCTCTGTCCGCTCTGGATGCGCGTGTCCGTGTGGAGCTCAGGTACGAGCTGCGCAGACTGGTCAAGAAGCTCGGCATCACGGTCCTGCATATCACCCACGACCAGGAGGAGGCTATGTCGGTGTCGGACCGCATCGTGCTGATGCGTTACGGCTCTGTGGCGGAGGTGGGGACCCCCCTGGAACTCTACAGGCACCCCAAATCTGTATTCGCGGCCAACTTCGTTGGCGAGACGAACCTGCTCGAATGCACGGTGTCGGAGAAGGGCAAGAACGGGAAGACCCGTGTGAAGCTCAGGGGCGGGCAGGAGGTCAGAACCTCCAAGACAGATTTCAACGTGGGCGACCCGGTAGTGATATCGGTCCGTCCGGAGCACGTTTACACAGCGAACGACGGTCTCAGGGCAGAGGTCAGGTCCGTGGTCTTCATGGGCACCTACTGGAGGGTCCGCACCATGGCGGAGAGCCGTGATTTCGTCGATTTCAATGTATCCGCAGACGAGGACGTCCCGGAGGAGGGCGATGTCGTCTATCTTGTTTTCAATAAGAAGGCCGTCGTAGTATTCGAGAGGCCGAGCGGCGGAATAGAGGAGGAGATTAAACTTGAGTGA
- a CDS encoding ATP-binding cassette domain-containing protein encodes MPEIVLDNLCKSFDGVVAANGLSLTIADGEYVCILGPTGAGKTTCMRMVCGLTHPDSGKVFLDGRDVTEDSVDSRNATMLSQTYALFPHLNVYDNVMFAPRIKGWPEDSSKQIVRSMLHMVHLEQKADWRPDELSGGQQQRIALARALASGSKILLLDEPLRALDARLRINLRKELRSLAKEMKLTCIHVTHDQDEALEMADKIAVIRKGRIIQFGTPRDVFENPATPFVANFVGRSNTLVGRVVSSGVQTVVEVAPGVRVLARGSDLREGSEAVVSVKTGFTRLSKTSEDPEVSGYMVGVVERVLYEGVTITVEIGVDGIGLISASLPNRKYDDYSVGDRVGISWAPQKASVFPMPPEGLEEEMRLD; translated from the coding sequence ATGCCTGAGATCGTCCTGGACAACCTGTGCAAGAGCTTCGACGGTGTGGTCGCGGCCAACGGTCTCTCGCTGACGATAGCCGACGGGGAGTACGTCTGCATCCTGGGCCCCACGGGGGCCGGGAAGACCACCTGCATGAGGATGGTCTGCGGCCTCACCCATCCGGACTCCGGGAAGGTGTTCCTCGACGGCAGGGACGTCACAGAGGACTCCGTGGACTCGCGCAACGCCACGATGCTTTCCCAGACCTATGCGCTGTTCCCCCATCTGAACGTGTACGACAACGTCATGTTCGCACCGCGGATCAAGGGGTGGCCGGAGGACAGCTCCAAGCAGATCGTGAGGAGCATGCTGCACATGGTCCACCTGGAGCAGAAGGCGGACTGGAGGCCCGACGAACTCTCAGGAGGACAGCAGCAGCGCATAGCGCTGGCGAGGGCGCTCGCGTCAGGTTCGAAGATACTCCTGCTGGACGAGCCCCTGAGGGCTCTTGACGCGCGCCTCAGGATCAACCTCCGCAAGGAGCTCAGGTCCCTCGCCAAGGAGATGAAGCTCACATGCATACACGTCACCCACGACCAGGACGAGGCCCTGGAGATGGCCGACAAGATCGCGGTTATACGCAAGGGCCGCATCATACAGTTCGGAACCCCCAGGGATGTGTTCGAGAACCCGGCCACGCCCTTCGTGGCGAACTTCGTCGGCCGCTCCAACACGCTCGTTGGGAGGGTCGTCTCGTCCGGCGTACAGACCGTCGTGGAGGTCGCTCCCGGAGTCAGGGTGCTCGCACGCGGTTCGGACCTCCGGGAGGGGTCGGAGGCCGTGGTATCGGTGAAGACCGGTTTCACCAGGCTGTCCAAAACATCCGAGGATCCGGAGGTGTCAGGATACATGGTCGGCGTCGTCGAGCGTGTCCTCTACGAGGGCGTGACGATCACGGTCGAGATCGGTGTCGACGGTATCGGGCTGATCTCCGCCAGCCTGCCCAACAGGAAGTACGACGACTACTCCGTCGGGGACCGTGTGGGGATCTCATGGGCTCCTCAGAAGGCCTCCGTGTTCCCCATGCCCCCGGAGGGGCTCGAGGAGGAGATGAGGTTGGATTGA
- the speB gene encoding agmatinase, translating into MSYGIGYAGAEADYNDADVVIFGIPYDHTACFKAGAREAPTAIRRASYNFEEIHFEHGIHQPHLEVCDYGNCDDFVLPEDMFAEVDFAVGPAIRDGKFTIAIGGEHSVNIPIIRNFEKDDIALISIDAHLDSRDEYLGTPNSHACITRRAAEHLGLENVFVLGARAIGEEELDRDDVVPFISSYDIMDRGIEWAIGKALESIKNERIYLTLDIDGIDPAYAPGTGTPEPFGLMPMDVKKVINAIGDRLAGFDVVEVCPPADPAGITSILAARYINEVMAVHAKNLRN; encoded by the coding sequence ATGTCGTACGGGATAGGCTACGCCGGTGCCGAAGCTGACTACAACGACGCGGATGTCGTCATCTTCGGCATCCCGTACGACCACACCGCCTGCTTCAAGGCAGGCGCCAGGGAGGCCCCGACCGCCATTAGGCGGGCCTCCTACAATTTTGAGGAGATCCATTTCGAGCATGGGATCCACCAGCCCCATCTCGAGGTCTGCGACTACGGCAACTGCGATGACTTCGTCCTCCCCGAGGACATGTTCGCGGAGGTCGACTTCGCCGTGGGTCCAGCGATAAGGGACGGCAAGTTCACGATTGCCATCGGAGGAGAGCACTCCGTCAACATCCCCATCATCAGGAACTTCGAGAAGGACGACATCGCGCTCATCTCGATAGACGCCCATCTCGACTCCAGAGACGAGTACCTCGGGACACCCAACAGCCACGCCTGCATAACCCGCAGGGCTGCCGAGCACCTCGGGCTGGAGAACGTCTTCGTCCTGGGCGCCAGGGCGATAGGGGAGGAGGAACTGGACAGGGACGATGTGGTTCCGTTCATAAGCTCCTACGACATCATGGACAGAGGCATCGAGTGGGCCATCGGCAAGGCCCTCGAAAGCATCAAGAACGAGCGCATCTACCTGACTCTGGACATCGATGGAATCGATCCCGCCTATGCGCCGGGCACCGGCACACCGGAACCGTTCGGGCTCATGCCCATGGATGTGAAGAAGGTCATCAACGCCATCGGTGACAGACTCGCCGGGTTCGACGTCGTCGAGGTGTGTCCCCCCGCCGACCCCGCAGGGATCACATCCATTCTCGCCGCGAGGTACATCAACGAGGTCATGGCGGTCCACGCCAAGAACCTCAGGAACTGA
- a CDS encoding RNA-binding protein — protein MVMPVALLENSLDKRISLLLKDGRSLEGRLVGFDEYMNMVLEDTMESGAEGSDGRRLGKVVLRGSNVVSIAIL, from the coding sequence ATGGTTATGCCAGTAGCCCTGCTCGAGAACTCTCTGGACAAGCGCATATCCCTCCTGCTGAAAGACGGGAGGTCCCTCGAGGGGAGGCTCGTCGGGTTCGACGAGTACATGAACATGGTTCTCGAGGACACCATGGAGTCAGGGGCCGAGGGTTCGGACGGTAGGCGTCTCGGAAAGGTCGTCCTGCGTGGAAGCAACGTCGTAAGCATAGCGATTCTCTGA
- a CDS encoding ABC transporter permease subunit — protein MSLLNRIDELSGSSKVRRAWFAFACAVFVVVIAIPSIFVVTHMFTDWGLVDQVLNDEGIRNTVISAVANSFSIALIVTVIDILVGLPMAWIMVRKDFKGKKWLDTLLDMPLAFPTAVIGISVVMFWISPEGINIPGLGLSLSPYMLVILLHIIFTYPYMVRSLSAILEQIEPNYETAAMTLGASRWTAVRTITIPLFRAGLATGFILCFARSLSETGGTYIALTMMGVQTSFFTGPSFISFLKSDESWYTDDQMMGAQILISVIMIVLALILLVVVRKLIAKFRFPMNKVWPDLGRKVSRGALPKAKDFLTIAFLIVVVLLPTFYIFLYLTQPIPTIDYGQLFGSIGTSFLVAGIAVAIDIVIGVPMAMYIARHREGKLGQLLDGLVNVPLIIPTTALGFSLFLFWGSLGLDSSFDLVLVILGHISFTYPLVVRNLIGSIEEVDPAYEEVSMTLGAKPFQAFRKVLFPIIKSAVIAGGILAFTRSLGETGATTSISDTVNTVPIYITHLVEDGLYTEAAMCSIVLILICFIIMFGLRAITGRRSRRDA, from the coding sequence TTGTCTCTTCTGAACAGGATCGACGAGCTTTCCGGAAGTTCAAAAGTCCGCAGGGCATGGTTCGCGTTCGCATGCGCCGTGTTCGTGGTCGTCATAGCGATACCGTCCATATTCGTCGTCACCCACATGTTCACGGACTGGGGTCTCGTGGACCAGGTCCTGAATGACGAGGGCATTAGGAACACGGTCATCAGTGCTGTCGCCAACTCGTTCAGCATAGCGCTTATCGTCACCGTCATAGACATCCTCGTCGGACTGCCGATGGCCTGGATCATGGTCCGCAAGGACTTCAAGGGCAAGAAGTGGCTGGACACGTTGCTGGACATGCCTCTGGCGTTCCCTACCGCCGTCATCGGGATATCCGTCGTCATGTTCTGGATATCCCCTGAGGGCATCAACATCCCCGGCCTGGGTCTCAGCCTGTCCCCGTACATGCTGGTGATCCTCCTGCACATCATCTTCACATACCCGTACATGGTGCGCTCGCTTTCCGCCATACTCGAGCAGATCGAGCCCAACTACGAGACCGCCGCGATGACTCTCGGAGCGTCCAGGTGGACCGCCGTCCGCACGATAACCATCCCCCTGTTCAGGGCAGGACTGGCCACGGGATTCATCCTCTGTTTCGCAAGGTCCCTCTCGGAGACAGGCGGAACATACATCGCGCTCACGATGATGGGCGTCCAGACATCGTTCTTCACAGGTCCGTCCTTCATCAGTTTCCTGAAGAGTGACGAGAGCTGGTACACGGATGACCAGATGATGGGCGCGCAGATCCTCATCAGTGTGATAATGATCGTGCTGGCGCTCATACTGCTGGTGGTCGTCAGGAAGCTCATCGCCAAGTTCCGCTTCCCGATGAACAAGGTCTGGCCCGACCTGGGGAGGAAGGTCAGCAGGGGGGCGCTCCCCAAGGCCAAGGATTTCCTGACCATCGCGTTCCTCATCGTGGTCGTCCTTCTCCCGACGTTCTACATATTCCTGTATCTGACGCAGCCGATCCCTACGATAGACTACGGACAGCTGTTCGGATCGATAGGGACGTCGTTCCTGGTGGCCGGCATAGCCGTGGCCATCGACATAGTGATAGGCGTCCCGATGGCCATGTACATCGCCAGGCACAGGGAGGGCAAGCTCGGGCAGCTGTTGGACGGCCTGGTGAACGTGCCGCTGATCATCCCGACAACCGCCCTGGGATTCTCGCTGTTCCTGTTCTGGGGCAGTCTCGGTCTGGACAGCTCATTCGACCTCGTCCTGGTTATCCTCGGACACATCTCGTTCACGTACCCGCTGGTGGTCAGGAACCTGATAGGTTCGATCGAGGAGGTGGATCCGGCCTACGAGGAGGTGTCGATGACCCTCGGCGCGAAGCCGTTCCAGGCGTTCAGGAAGGTCCTGTTCCCGATAATCAAGTCGGCGGTCATCGCCGGAGGCATCCTGGCGTTCACCAGGAGTCTGGGCGAGACAGGTGCGACCACATCCATCAGCGACACTGTCAACACCGTCCCCATCTACATCACGCATCTGGTCGAGGACGGCCTCTACACGGAGGCGGCCATGTGCTCCATAGTCCTCATCCTGATATGCTTCATCATAATGTTCGGCCTCAGGGCGATAACCGGAAGGAGGTCGAGACGCGATGCCTGA
- a CDS encoding DUF47 family protein: MSEDAKGLLGWFGKRKEDVIQNGMRAHALSVLDCVTELGAAMRCMENGDGQAALKAIERLYASEHEADALEDSLCNQMSIGELGPQEREDFMHFVKKTDSIANWCKEAAIHLQLVLDTGAAIPINVWGMFSSTVSDLESEVNGLMNAIKVLGTDGVGIDECIQGVKDQERRIDAAYMSVMKEILTADMDHKAVILSLRMLDSLEEAADTCKGCADTINILFYAKRV, encoded by the coding sequence TTGAGTGAGGATGCGAAGGGACTTCTGGGATGGTTCGGCAAGAGGAAGGAGGATGTGATCCAGAACGGGATGCGCGCGCACGCGCTGTCGGTTCTGGACTGCGTCACGGAACTGGGGGCCGCCATGCGCTGCATGGAGAACGGGGATGGCCAGGCCGCCCTGAAGGCGATCGAGAGGCTGTACGCCTCGGAGCACGAGGCGGACGCCCTGGAGGACAGCCTGTGCAATCAGATGAGCATAGGGGAGCTCGGCCCTCAGGAGAGGGAGGACTTCATGCACTTCGTCAAGAAGACGGACAGCATAGCCAACTGGTGCAAGGAGGCCGCCATCCACCTGCAGCTGGTCCTGGACACAGGGGCTGCGATACCGATCAACGTATGGGGCATGTTCTCGTCCACGGTGTCGGACCTGGAGTCAGAGGTCAACGGCCTGATGAACGCCATCAAGGTCCTGGGGACCGACGGGGTGGGTATCGACGAGTGCATCCAGGGGGTCAAGGACCAGGAGCGCAGGATCGATGCGGCATACATGTCCGTGATGAAGGAGATCCTGACAGCCGACATGGACCACAAGGCGGTCATACTCTCACTGAGGATGCTGGATTCGCTCGAGGAGGCAGCCGACACCTGCAAGGGCTGCGCCGACACGATAAACATCCTTTTTTACGCGAAGAGGGTTTGA
- the scpB gene encoding SMC-Scp complex subunit ScpB, whose amino-acid sequence MDAKRAAEAALFSSAEGLRISEISARTGIPEEDIRTAVMDLRREYDERDSAIMISKVGSEYRMMLRTEYSDFTGRFAKAEMPAGVMRTLSTIAYNQPVLQSALLKTRGPRTYDDVHRLIEMGFVSGKKSGQTLELTTTNKFSEYFGIGSTRKSDIRAWIEAQAKNSPQGQDE is encoded by the coding sequence TTGGACGCCAAGCGCGCGGCAGAGGCCGCGCTGTTCTCCAGTGCGGAGGGTCTGAGGATATCGGAGATCTCGGCGAGGACCGGGATCCCGGAGGAGGACATCCGCACAGCCGTTATGGATCTCCGCAGGGAGTACGACGAGCGCGACTCGGCCATCATGATCTCCAAGGTTGGCAGCGAGTACAGGATGATGCTCCGCACGGAGTACTCCGACTTCACCGGCAGGTTCGCCAAGGCGGAGATGCCGGCGGGCGTGATGAGGACGCTCTCTACCATAGCGTACAACCAGCCCGTGCTGCAGTCCGCGCTGCTGAAGACACGCGGGCCGCGCACCTACGACGACGTCCACAGACTCATCGAGATGGGGTTCGTCTCCGGGAAGAAGTCCGGCCAGACGCTGGAGCTCACGACCACCAACAAGTTCTCCGAGTACTTCGGCATCGGCTCCACCAGGAAGTCCGATATCAGGGCCTGGATAGAGGCCCAGGCGAAGAACTCCCCGCAGGGCCAGGACGAGTGA
- the glmM gene encoding phosphoglucosamine mutase: protein MTLFGINGVRGTANRDLSPEKALQIGKAIGRTYGRRIALATDARDSADMLKSAVSAGIMSVGCDIVDLGILPTPTLQYYVKTHDDITGGVVITASHNPPDYNGFKFIREDGIEATRAEEQTIESFCSTDIAPAEWSEIGEMTKGTGAIIEHVDAVVSHVDADAIRAAKLTVCIDCANGATCIATPLLLKKLNVKAFTINADPQSESPGRSSEPTEENIAPLMALTAQVGADLGAAHDGDGDRTIFVTEKGDYVIGDVSLALIAKAMLQEHKGKVITPVSSSAIVEDVVEGNGGLLKYTAVGSHVVVKKMEENMAVFGGEENGSMVFPEIQLCRDGLMTLAKMLECVAKNGPLSEQMSAFERYHNVKRNVPCPDAMKSKLLDHFSDGVAGNRVETVDGLKIYFDDGWILLRPSTTEELFRIYSESKDEAIAQSRAEEYESEALSFLGSS, encoded by the coding sequence ATGACACTCTTCGGGATCAACGGCGTGAGAGGCACTGCCAACAGGGACCTCAGTCCCGAGAAGGCCCTCCAGATCGGCAAGGCCATCGGGAGGACGTACGGCAGGAGGATAGCCCTGGCCACGGACGCCCGCGATTCCGCGGACATGCTGAAGAGTGCGGTGTCGGCAGGCATAATGTCGGTCGGATGCGACATCGTCGACCTGGGCATTCTCCCGACGCCGACTCTCCAGTACTACGTCAAGACACACGACGACATCACGGGGGGCGTCGTCATCACGGCGTCCCACAATCCCCCGGACTACAACGGTTTCAAGTTCATCCGCGAGGACGGGATCGAGGCGACGCGTGCGGAGGAGCAGACGATCGAGAGTTTCTGTTCCACCGACATCGCCCCTGCGGAGTGGTCGGAGATCGGGGAGATGACCAAGGGCACTGGAGCCATCATCGAACACGTGGATGCCGTCGTCTCCCATGTGGATGCCGATGCGATCCGTGCCGCGAAGCTGACGGTCTGTATCGACTGCGCGAACGGTGCCACATGCATCGCGACCCCACTGCTTCTGAAGAAGCTCAATGTCAAGGCCTTCACCATCAATGCCGACCCCCAGAGCGAGAGTCCCGGTCGCAGCAGCGAGCCGACGGAGGAGAACATCGCTCCGCTGATGGCTCTGACCGCACAGGTCGGGGCGGATCTGGGTGCCGCCCATGATGGGGACGGGGACCGCACGATCTTCGTCACCGAGAAGGGGGACTACGTCATAGGCGATGTGAGTCTGGCACTGATTGCCAAGGCCATGCTCCAGGAGCACAAGGGCAAGGTCATCACGCCCGTCAGCTCCTCGGCCATAGTCGAGGATGTGGTGGAGGGCAACGGCGGTCTTCTGAAGTACACCGCTGTCGGTTCTCATGTGGTCGTCAAGAAGATGGAGGAGAACATGGCCGTCTTCGGAGGGGAGGAGAACGGGAGCATGGTCTTCCCGGAGATCCAGCTCTGCAGAGACGGTCTCATGACCCTCGCCAAGATGCTGGAATGCGTCGCCAAGAACGGCCCTCTCTCGGAGCAGATGTCCGCCTTCGAGAGGTACCATAACGTAAAGCGCAACGTCCCGTGTCCAGACGCCATGAAGTCCAAGCTTCTGGACCACTTCTCCGATGGGGTCGCGGGTAACCGTGTCGAGACCGTGGACGGTCTGAAGATCTACTTCGACGACGGATGGATCCTTCTCAGGCCCTCGACGACGGAGGAGCTCTTCAGGATATATTCGGAGTCCAAGGACGAGGCGATAGCCCAGAGCAGGGCCGAAGAGTACGAGTCCGAGGCTCTGTCATTCCTCGGTTCCTCGTGA